One Plasmodium sp. gorilla clade G2 genome assembly, chromosome: 12 genomic window carries:
- a CDS encoding transporter, putative, with product MENKFHECLVESKNSYIKSRTHMKVLLFSYFCFFVYTWYINIVCVYPLKFSNTYFIYYFILQGLGGLFLGFLSDIYGRKICLNISFFILFIIFIVSFITIKTSYFLFYDRVPATNGNEKGLDLLFYSNEPHTNINTYYNQNKQPNNQNNNNNNNNNLYSSNNNLYVNYKDVYNFLINYEQDIKANDEYIKRDINLNDHPNNKNNLYINLNNVGRNENINVENNYINNDQIDNTNNLIINNKKKKTNKKSYNRVGYSSHTYKNINTDMYNDIYNDIYNDTYNDTYNDTYNDTYNDTYNDIYNDDNKKIDKYNYEDDNFVYHPNYNINYYEKYFKNKNDYNKNKKEKKYYDDDIITQANSNLNIYDEGYIKNKISQEELQQIILDIMNKTLESINKKYILKNDNTFISFMKICIENNINNNNNNNNLMDIINDAYKFENDNVTILKNTHNNKTSNHTSNNLRNKKIKIITSIINNNISNLQEICINQMINIYRIFKKMNCFNKENTNHTHNNYNNNNNKYNYDEQDIYSIQRCVEYINNNIIKHKNYNNQTALLYENNINNNNNNLLSQYSDEDNDINNKENYILYFYKIIFYIITCISGLFIKGINNILCLIITENINSKYKTKAVCLIFILENISLIIIRSLFYLNVFINIFYLYKINLAVCFFLNILNIFILNKYCNQLNIPVLEIQKNILQNFYSQKKNDCKSLEDIQANISHNSSYNQKNSKNNMSFILRNDENINDSMIYTNNQNIKNEASNNNSNYNNNSNYNNNSNYNNNSNYNKRDIRLDLNHINQSSQSSSPHDSQDDNCSDSSEEEEEQQQEHRQQRQYLKEQTKYNIQNNKSLKKEKKKKKKKKEKKKKNISSDDSMKDLSFDELLENNFQRSKKKNMNESEKKLCSNTCINYNHILNCNIIKDTEENIFIEKIKDSKEFIEYKEYLKNNNIFKIYMKWLYYTLNAHKYLIISLCILNFLFNFLYISFFIIYNIFIYDIKNVSNFYKINDLFIILNSVILIFYIFLYFYLHRIILKILNLFGYLLITFVSFSLILFLYSTSYFHISLYDNTYIIYTIIFYLFLFIPNVSLFLFSINYFHTIYKGFFLGLFTLIGNLGFVFYAILRFTIQQKYMTLYNLIFSCVICIISCIFIILFIPQINSTIDFHIVDNSYFNHFLLYRYNKKKVSPLFTSLSFSYEMHDK from the coding sequence atggaaaataaatTTCATGAGTGCCTTGTTGAATCAAAAAACAGTTATATTAAATCAAGAACCCACATGAAAGTGTTGCTATTCTcttatttttgtttctttgTATATACATGGTATATTAATATAGTGTGTGTGTATCCTTTAAAATTTAGTAACacgtattttatttattattttatattacaagGTTTAGGGGGGTTATTCCTTGGGTTTCTATCAGATATATATGgaagaaaaatatgtttaaatatatctttttttatattatttataatttttattgtttctTTTATTACTATAAAGACATcctattttttgttttatgatAGAGTACCTGCAACAAATGGAAATGAGAAGGGACTAGATTTACTCTTTTATAGTAATGAGCctcatacaaatataaatacttaTTATAATCAAAACAAACAAccaaataatcaaaataataataataataataataataatctttatagtagtaataataatttatatgttaattataaagatgtatataatttcttaataaattatgaacAAGATATAAAAGcaaatgatgaatatattaagagAGACATCAATCTTAATGATCATcctaataataagaataatctTTATATTAATCTAAATAATGTTGgaagaaatgaaaatataaatgttgaaaataattatattaataatgatcaGATTGATAATACAAacaatttaattataaataataaaaagaaaaaaacaaataaaaagagCTACAACAGAGTGGGATATTCCTcacacacatataaaaatattaacacaGATAtgtataatgatatatataatgatatatataatgatacatataatgatacatataatgatacatataatgatacatataatgatacatataatgatatatataatgatgataataaaaaaattgataagTACAATTATGAAGATGATAATTTTGTTTATCATCCTaactataatataaattattatgaaaaatattttaaaaataaaaatgactacaataaaaataagaaagaaaaaaaatattatgatgatgatattattaCACAAGCAAATAGCAacttaaatatttatgatgagggttatattaaaaataaaatatctcAAGAAGAATTACAACAAATTATTTTagatataatgaataaaacATTAGAAAGtattaataagaaatatatattaaaaaatgataatacatttattagttttatgaaaatatgtatagaaaataatataaataataataataataataataatttgatgGATATTATTAATGATGCATATAAATTTGAAAACGATAATGTTACTATTCTTAAAAATactcataataataaaacatctAATCATACTTCAAATAATttaagaaacaaaaaaattaaaataattacatctataattaataataatataagtaaTCTACAAGAAATATGTATTAAccaaatgataaatatatatagaatctttaaaaaaatgaattgtttcaataaagaaaatacaaaTCACACAcacaataattataataataataataataaatataattatgatgaacaagatatatatagtattcaACGTTGTGTcgaatacataaataataatatcataaaacataaaaattataataatcaaacagcattattatatgaaaacaatataaataataataataataatctatTATCTCAATATTCAGATGaagataatgatattaataataaagaaaattatattctatatttttataaaattattttttatattattacttgtATCAGtggtttatttattaaaggtattaataatatcttaTGTTTAATTATCACAGAAAATATTAACTCTAAATATAAAACTAAAGCAGTATgcttaatatttattttagaaAACATAtctttaattattattcgatcattattttatcttaatgtctttataaatatattttatttatacaaaataaatctAGCAGTATGCTTcttcttaaatatattaaatattttcatattaaaCAAATACTGTAATCAACTTAATATACCCGTTCTagaaattcaaaaaaatatattacaaaatttttattcgcaaaaaaaaaatgattgcAAATCATTGGAAGATATTCAAGCTAACATATCACATAACAGTTCATACAACCAAAAAAATAGTAAGAATAATATGTCTTTTATCCTAagaaatgatgaaaatataaatgattccATGATATATACCAACAatcaaaacataaaaaatgaagcaagcaataataatagtaattataataataatagtaattataataataatagtaattataataataatagtaattataataaaagagaTATAAGATTGGATCttaatcatataaatcaaaGCAGCCAGAGTAGTAGCCCTCATGATAGTCAAGACGATAATTGTAGCGATTCAagtgaagaagaagaagaacaaCAACAAGAACATCGACAACAACGACAATATCTTAAAGAACAAACAAAATacaatatacaaaataacaaatcattgaagaaagaaaaaaaaaaaaagaaaaaaaaaaaagaaaaaaaaaaaaaaaatatttcaagtGATGATTCTATGAAAGATCTTTCCTTTGATGAATTACTAGAAAATAATTTCCAAAgatcaaaaaagaaaaatatgaatgaatctgaaaaaaaattatgttcaAATACatgtataaattataatcatatattaaattgtaatattattaaagatACAGAagagaatatatttatagaaaaaataaaagatagtaaagaatttatagaatataaagaatatcttaaaaataataatatatttaaaatatatatgaaatggttatattatacattaaatgcacataaatatttaattatatcattatgtatattaaattttttatttaatttcttatatattagtttctttattatatataatatatttatatatgatataaagaATGTTTCTAAtttctataaaataaatgatttatttataattttaaattctgtaatacttatattttatatattcttatatttctatttacatcgtattatattaaaaatattaaatctatttggatatttattaattacaTTTGTATCTTTTTCActtatattgtttttatattcaacatcatattttcatatttctttatatgataatacatatattatatatactattatattctatctatttttgtttataccTAATGTatctttattcttattttctattaattattttcatactatatataaaggATTCTTCTTAGGTCTATTCACATTAATAGGAAATCTTGGATTTGTATTCTATGCTATACTCAGATTTACAATACAACAGAAATATATGACACtctataatttaatattctcATGtgttatttgtattatatcatgcatttttattattctcttTATTCCTCAAATTAATTCAACCATAGATTTTCATATTGTAGATAATTCCTATTTTAAtcatttcttattatatagatataataaaaagaaggtATCACCTCTATTTACCTCACTATCTTTTTCATATGAAATGCACGACAAATGA